One Candidatus Symbiobacter mobilis CR genomic window, ACGCGCTCTGTCAACAGCGTGGTACGGCACGCGCCGAATGCCTTGATCTGCGCGGCCAGTTCGCACAGTGTGGTTGGGTACTCTGGGGCCAGTACCCCTCAACATACCCTCTTTGCCTGTGTTTCAAGAATATTCAGCATGTTTGTCGCTAAAGCCACTCTGTCGTAATGCTTTGCTGCAATTGGTCCATTAGCCTTAAAGCGATTGAGCAATAGTGATTCATCTGCCAAGCGTCGCAGGTTTTGAATCAATGCCTCCGGATTTTCAGGCTCGAATAGCAAACCAACATCTTCCCGCTCAACAATGCCTGCTGATTCACCCTGTACCCCGTGTAGCACCGGTATAGCCATGCCCATGCATTCGAAGAGCTTGGACGGGATGACGGTGGTGAACAGTTTGTCCTTCTTCAGGTGGATGATGGATGCATCCAGCAGCGACCAGTACCGCACTACCTGGTCTTTAGGCACCGAATCCACAAAGATGACGCTGTCCAGTCCTTCGGCTTGTGCGCGTTGGCGCAGGGCGGTTTTGTTGGCGCCGTCGCCCAGCAAAATGAAGCGGAAGCGGTCACCGTCAGGTGCGGATTTCAGTGCCTTGGCTGCATCCAACACCGTATCAAGTGCGTGTGCCAGACCATGCGTGCCAATGTAGCCAGCCACAAACTTGCCTTGCAGCCCATACTGCTGCAAAAGCGCAGTGTCTTTTTCCGTAGGGGAAAAACGCGTAATGTCCACGCCGTTGGTCACCACATGAATCTTGTTGCCATCCACGCCACGACGCATCAACGCAGTGCGGAACGCATGCGTGACAGACACAATGGCGCTGGCTTTTCTGTACAAGAACAGCTCTACCTTTTCCAGCAGGTCCAGCACCTTGCTAGCTTTCATGGCACCCACCACGCGGATAGATTCAGGCCAGATATCGCGCAGCTCAAATACCCATGGCACGCACTTGAATAGGCCACACGCGTAAGCTGCACAAACTGTGAAGAACTGTGGGGATGTGCCCACCACAATGTCCACTCGGCGTACGAACAAGCTGGCGAGGAAGCCCGTGACCATATAGCTCAGGTAGTCCAGTGTGCGCTTGGCAAAACCCTCGTTGGCTGTGATGTATGTCCAGACGCGGATTACGCGGATGCCGACCATGGTTTCTTCATGCCAGAGCCGGTTTCGGTAGCCGTCAAACACCTTGCCTTTGGGGAAATTTGGCGCACCGGTAATCACCGTCACTTGGTGACCGGCTTTCACCCACTCGCGGCAGTGCTCAAAGGTTCTGCTGGCCGGGGCATTCACCTCGGGTGGGAAGTTGTCAGTCAAAAATAAGATGTGCATGTGATGGGGGGCAGGCTTTCAAGCGATTGAATGGGCCCAACGGAAACGTAGTGTGCAGGTGCCTTCTACCAACTGCACTGCCAG contains:
- a CDS encoding glycosyltransferase family 4 protein — its product is MTDNFPPEVNAPASRTFEHCREWVKAGHQVTVITGAPNFPKGKVFDGYRNRLWHEETMVGIRVIRVWTYITANEGFAKRTLDYLSYMVTGFLASLFVRRVDIVVGTSPQFFTVCAAYACGLFKCVPWVFELRDIWPESIRVVGAMKASKVLDLLEKVELFLYRKASAIVSVTHAFRTALMRRGVDGNKIHVVTNGVDITRFSPTEKDTALLQQYGLQGKFVAGYIGTHGLAHALDTVLDAAKALKSAPDGDRFRFILLGDGANKTALRQRAQAEGLDSVIFVDSVPKDQVVRYWSLLDASIIHLKKDKLFTTVIPSKLFECMGMAIPVLHGVQGESAGIVEREDVGLLFEPENPEALIQNLRRLADESLLLNRFKANGPIAAKHYDRVALATNMLNILETQAKRVC